Proteins found in one Sorghum bicolor cultivar BTx623 chromosome 1, Sorghum_bicolor_NCBIv3, whole genome shotgun sequence genomic segment:
- the LOC110431887 gene encoding brain acid soluble protein 1-like, which translates to MAADPSPAEALPAESSQAPKHRRLVRIIDDDDEEEEAPPSLVRRPRSRPDTAPATTDQVASDPPAPRVAETGVQAPTGRTRRRFTATHRRSDLAASDVNPDQVAEQRTAEPVAAVGDTAPQATEQPAAATATTSAGEQPAPAALTAAPSPYNTHQPIFSLLQHLQPIVKVTLIA; encoded by the exons atgGCAGCGGACCCCTCCCCCGCAGAGgcgctgccggcggagagcagccaggcGCCAAAGCATCGTCGACTCGTCCGGATcattgatgacgacgacgaggaggaggaggccccgCCTTCTCTGGTCCGGAGACCGCGCAGTCGACCGGACACAGCTCCGGCCAccactgatcaggtggccagcgaccctcctgcaccgcGCGTCGCAGAGACGGGAGTGCAGGCGCCaaccggtaggaccaggaggaggttcaccgcaacACACCGGCGATCTGACCT cgcggcgtcggacgtcaaccccgaccaggTCGCTGAACAGAGGACAGCCGAGCCTGTCGCCGCCGTTGGAGACACCGCGCCGCAAGCCACGGAGCAGCCTGCGGCGGCGACCGCTACTACGAGCGCCGGGGAACAACCGGCCCCG GCCGCACTAACAGCAGctccatctccttataatactcatcaaccgATCTTTTCCTTGCTTCAACATTTGCAACCTATTGTCAAGGTCACGCTGATAGCTTGA